One genomic region from Nymphaea colorata isolate Beijing-Zhang1983 chromosome 10, ASM883128v2, whole genome shotgun sequence encodes:
- the LOC116263134 gene encoding uncharacterized protein LOC116263134, with protein MMNKGTTSSSTVSLSRVSEETAGRAVDSLLKWVIARPKYQKAQLFDHDEFLYLILTLKRIPASPRMRPFKIPLPNPLFPFDGSLEICLIIDDRPKSLNSKEAKQKIEEEGIPISKVLKFSKLKTDYRAFEARRKLCGSYDLFFADKRIIPLLPRLLGKSFFRKKKIPLPVELTHKNWKEQMQCACNSTFFFLRMGTCSVLKVGKVSQKREEIIANVMAATQGIVDVIPKKWDNVRSFHLKTLESLALPIYQVLPENGLKIDTGIEKVQPHSIEKESTKEVTESRKEKEKKQSKKGRIHEVQYMNSILGEPDAGSSDDDVGPGDSDNNDDGLHPFVSDVGKLAEKKEKMKKMKVTSGTSDKKSPKKLKALGQGKMKGTKKQKKGVKA; from the coding sequence ATGATGAACAAGGGTACCACAAGTTCTTCGACAGTTTCATTGTCGAGGGTGAGCGAAGAGACAGCAGGGAGGGCTGTCGATTCTCTCCTTAAGTGGGTCATTGCAAGGCCCAAGTATCAGAAGGCCCAACTCTTTGACCATGATGAGTTTCTCTATCTCATCCTTACTCTCAAGAGGATTCCGGCCTCCCCGAGAATGCGCCCTTTTAAGATCCCCCTCCCCAACCCTCTCTTCCCCTTCGATGGTTCCTTGGAGATCTGCCTCATCATCGACGACCGCCCTAAATCCCTCAATTCCAAGGAAGCCAAGCAGAAGATTGAAGAGGAAGGTATACCCATCTCAAAAGTGCTGAAATTTTCCAAGTTGAAGACTGACTACCGCGCCTTTGAGGCTCGGCGGAAGCTCTGCGGGTCTTATGACCTCTTCTTCGCTGACAAGCGGATTATTCCACTCTTGCCACGCCTCCTTGGCAAGTCCTTCTTCAGGAAAAAGAAGATCCCATTGCCTGTTGAACTCACTCACAAAAATTGGAAAGAGCAGATGCAGTGCGCCTGCAATtcgacattttttttcttaagaatgGGCACCTGCAGCGTCCTCAAGGTCGGGAAGGTGTCACAGAAAAGAGAGGAGATCATTGCCAATGTAATGGCAGCCACCCAAGGGATTGTTGATGTTATTCCAAAGAAATGGGATAATGTTAGGTCCTTCCACCTGAAGACTCTGGAATCATTGGCGTTGCCCATTTATCAGGTGTTACCAGAAAACGGTCTCAAGATTGACACTGGGATAGAGAAAGTGCAACCTCATTCTATCGAGAAGGAATCTACCAAAGAAGTCACAGAGAGtaggaaggaaaaggagaagaaacaaTCTAAGAAGGGTAGAATTCATGAAGTGCAGTATATGAATTCGATTTTGGGCGAGCCTGATGCTGGTTCATCAGATGATGATGTTGGTCCTGGTGATTCTGATAACAATGATGATGGCCTTCATCCTTTTGTTAGTGATGTTGGAAAATTGGctgagaaaaaggagaaaatgaagaaaatgaaggtgACAAGTGGAACGAGTGATAAGAAGTCACCTAAAAAGTTGAAGGCCCTGGGACAGGGAAAGATGAAAGGTACcaagaagcagaaaaagggTGTTAAAGCATGA